A region of the Haematobia irritans isolate KBUSLIRL chromosome 5, ASM5000362v1, whole genome shotgun sequence genome:
agaccatataccaacaccacgtacaaaatttcaacatgaTCCGATTAATTTTGTTcccccaataggctccggaggtaaaatctggggatcggtttatatgggggctatatataattatggaccgatatagactaattttttcatagttgctagagaccatatactaacaccacgtaccaaatttcaaccggatccgattaattttgttcctccaataggctccggaggtaaaatctggggatcggtttgtatgggggctatatataattatggaccgatatgaaccaattttgacatggttgttaaagaccctatactaacaaaacatacaaaaatttcaacctgatcggatggctccggagttcaaatatggggatcggtttttatgggtactatacgtaaacgtggtccgatatggcccatttgcaataccattcgacctgcatcaataaaaattacttgtgccaagtttcaagtcgatagcttgttccgtttggaagttagcgtgatttccacagacggacggacggacatagataaattgactcagaatttcaccacgacccagaatatatatactttatggcgtcttagaccaatatttcgatgtgttacaaacggaatgacaaagttaatatacccccatcttatggtggagggtataaaaattattgattttttttggaaaaattatttggttttttaataaaaaaattaattgatacaatcaattcttcaatcaaaataaaaacactaaatcaattaagaaagtgattgaagATAGATACgtcattaattaaaaaattaatttaaacaataattttgtctaatcaAACTAAGAACATACAGTTAGTTACGAAAATGTGTAAACATTTTCGCGTTTTATTAgacaattaattgttccaattaaaaattacaaaacccATTTAGTTAAGTTTTCCAATCGACATcaacaaaattaattggattaattaatttcgtgattcaaTCAGAtgtttttgagtggatttttgggatatttttaatttatgaaatttgttcatacaatttatgaattaTATCATAGGACTTCTTTGTAAACAGTATTCATAaacggtgatacggtcaaaatttggtcaagggaaaacgcgtgtaaatcggtgaaatcgtttatttaaaaaatcaaattaaatttctttttcaagttcaattagtataaaattcaggaaaaatattcagttaggctttcgattttccaaatccgaattgccgggcctcacgcttgacaactgccatcagattttgtacagccaccttgtccaccgtcTTCGCCgcaccagtttgccttgaactgttgctcgtccttagcagtgtttttggtcttttttaggttccgcttgacaatagcccagtatttctcaattgggcggagctctggcgtgttgggagggttcttgtccttgggaaccacctgcggcgtaccactccatggcctttttaccgtaatggcaagatgccaaatccggccaaaacagtacggaacaaccgtgtttcttcaggaaagacagcagacgtttattcaaacactctttcacgtaaatttcttggttgccggaagctatgaaaatgctgcttttcaagccacaggtacagatggcttgccaaaccagatatttctttgcgaactttgacagttttatgtgcttgaaaatatctgctacctttccccttccttttgccgtataaaattcctgtcccggaagctgcttgtagtcggctttgacgtaggtttcgtcatccattaccgcgcagtcaaacttcgtcagcattgtcgtgtacagcctccgggagcgcgctttggccgtcgtattttgtttatcatcgcgatttggagtcactactttcttgtaagtcgatagtccggctcgttttttggctcgatgcacgcttgtagacgatacacccagcttatttgcggcatctcggagagagaggttagggtttcgcttgaaactaccggcaactctctttgtcgtctcagcggcttccggttttcgatttcccccccgaatccagacttcctggctgtcgataaACGTTccgcaaacactttaattacatttgtaacggttgatttggcaacttttagcgattttgccagctttgccttcaaaatgaggggtgttcaggttttttaaatgcaaaattgaaagaaatacgtcaagtttatattgaccaaattttgaccgtatcaccctttaaaataaatgattttttttttctttttttgtatacGAGCTTCGGTCTTTTTTTTAgaatactttttttattgtttttttcaagaataaaaaaacacaattattcAAAAACATCCTTAAATATATCATCAATTAGTCAATCAAAATCCAATTTACGAAAAGAACCATCAACACCAAATATACTATTGAAATCAAGAGCTTTTCCCGGTCGCAGTTTCTCATCGGTACCATATTCAGAATTCTTCTTGAAGTATTCTCGATATTTATTCAATTTCTGCTCCCATTCCACAGATAATTCCTCCAGAGAACCATTTTCTCCACCATATTCTTTGGGTAAATATTTCAAAGGGATCTGTTGTTGCAATGCTTCCATTTTATTGCCATGAACAAAGAGCTATAAATTCAGTGATAttgtaaaaaatctttaaaaatagaattaaattaaaaatgaccGATTTTCGAACTTACCCTACTTTGTTGTTTGGCTGACATCATAGGTTTGATCATATTGAAAACGGGTTCAAAACCTACTGGGGTATTTACGAAATGTTGACCCTTAGGCCTAACTGGCATTGCTTCCTCGGAGAACACTGTCATTTTCTTGGCCAACGAAGGTGTCATTTGAAAGAACTGAGTCAAAGTGGCATTAGCAAAATCACATATAAACACCACACCATTTACATTGGAATAATCGTCTTCGAGCAACATCATCTCTTGCATGGTAAAGAAGTATTGTATTACATCTTCACCGGTATATTTTTCGGGTGAATAGAGTCCCAAACGCATTACACATATCCTAGGTCCATTTTCATTCAGAGGGGTGGGTAAATAAAGCCACATTCTAAGAGAgaaaaaacaaaagtaaaaatattttgaatttcaaacTTCCATTCAGccttaaatttccaaaacatGGCCTTTGTAAGGgtagttcaaaagcaaaagtgggTATAATACATTAGCTCGGGAAGAACTTCACCACAAAGGAggcagaggcgtaggtcatctcGTTAATGAGATAAAGGGAGCACATACATTTCTAATGACTAAAAGACTTTTCTGGGACctagtttttgaaaaattttaattgatactaataggttggctgataagtccccggtctaacaaagaaaaacacatttttttgtcaaaattcgtttttattattcaacatagatcccttcaagagcgatacaaggattataacgaccttccaattttttgataccattttggtagtactccttcggttttgcctcaaaataggcctcagtttcggcgatcacctcttcattgcagccaaatttttccctgcgagcatccttttgaggtctgagaaaaagaaaaagtcgctaggggccagatctggagaatacggtgggtggggaagcaattcgaagcgcaattcatgaatttttgccatcgttctaaaTGACTTGTGCGCGGTGCGTTGTCTtattggaacaacacttttttcttcttcatatgggactgttttgccgcgattttgaccttcaaacgctccaataacgccatataatagtcactgttgatggtttttcccttctcaagataatcgataaaaattattccatgcgcatcccaaaaaacagaggccattactttgccagcggacttttgagtctttccacgcttcggagacggttcaccagtcgctgtccactcagccgactgtcgattggactcaggagtgtagtgatggagccatgtttcatccattgtcacatatcgacggaaaaactcgggtgtattacgagttaacagctgcaaacaccgctcagaatcatcaacacgttgttgtttttggtcaaatgtgagctcgcgcgacacccaatttgcacagagcttccgcatagacaaatattgatgaatgatatgaccaacacgttcctttgatatctttaaagcctctgctatctcgatcaacttcattttacggtcattcaaaatcattttgtggatttttttgatgttttcgtcggtaaccgactctttcgggcgtccactgcgttcaccgtcctccgtgctcatttcaccacgcttgaattttgcataccaatcaattattgttgatttccctggggcagagtccgtcattatcaagccaagtttttgcttccaccgtatttttccccttcagaaaacagtattttatcaaaacacgaaattcccttttttccattttttcacaataacaaaagatgcttcacaaaagacgatctatctcacaaactaattaacttacagacgtaaaattctgacacgaatcatttgaaggttggtactatataaaaataatatgcatttaatactagcgacgccatctatgtgtcagaccgagacttatcagccaacctgttattagctTTAAGGGTGTAGCATATTATTGAGAATATTCCATGGGCGTAGCTGGGACGGTCAGTTACATTTAGACCAATTTTGTGGATCCATTTTCCGTCATTTCTAAGAAGAGCTATATGGTATAGCATATTATCCCCAAATTAGGGAAATCCCCTCTGCAAAATTCCAGTGTATAGCTCAGTCAGTTAATGCGAAATAGGGGTTGACATTAATGTACTTTTtagtttttgaagaaaaaaaaatatttgattttattagcTTTAAGAGAGTAGAATATTATTTTGGTTTCATGGGCGTAACTGGTCATAAGTCTGTGGGATCAATTAGATCCATTTTGTAGGTAGATTCTCGGACATTTGTAGGAAGAGGTTAAAGGCAAATGTGGTTATAGTATATTAGACTCAAGCCTAGAGAATCCCCTCTCCAAATTCCAGAGATGCATATCATCCAATTTATTGGATAAAGCGGAGATGTGGATTTAATTTActttctaataaataaaatatattactgGGTCATAgacttggaaatttttaaatggttCTATTTCCTCTAAGGGCGTAAAGTACTATTCAGAAAATTCCATGGACGTAACCGACTTTTATGTCTGGAAGGGCAAATATATTTAGACCCATTTTATGGGTCGCTTTACGTTAATTTCTAAGGAGAGTTAAAAGAGCAAAACTGGTTATTGCATATTAGCCTCAAACTTGGGGAATCGCCTCTCCAAAACGCCAAATCATCCAGTTAATGAGATAAAACATTGCTAgtgcacattaaaaaaaaaaaattaattgagtctaTTAGCTTTAACGGCTTAGAATATTATTCTGAAGATTACATGGGCTCGGTTTTAAGTCTAGGGGTGTCAGTTATAGTTAGACCCATTTTGTGGTTCGATTTTCGGGCATTTGTTAAaaggcaaaaattggtataaCATATTAGTCTCTTTAATGCATTAATGCATTTTCTAACAACTAAAAAGCATTGGTGGGGCataacttttgaaaatttttatttcagtcTATTGGCTTTAAGGGCTTCAAATACTATTCTGAAGGTTCCATGGGCGTAGCTGGGTTTTATATCTGATCGTGTCAGCTATATTTAGACCCAGTATAATTTTGGGCATTTCTAAGAAAAGTTAGAAGCAAAAGTGGTAATAGCATATTAGCCTCAAGTTAGTAGGAGAACCAAAATGCCAGAGGCGTATGTCATGAGATAAAGAGGAAGGGAGTTAATGTGATTTCTAACAACTAAAACCATTGCTGGGGCatagttttttataattttttatttgattctcttagcttTAAGGGTGTAGATTATTATTCAGAAGATTTCATGAGCGTAGCTGGGTTTTACGTCaggggtcaattatatttagacCCATTTCTAAGAAGATGTTAAAGGAAAAGTGACTATAGAATATAAGTTTCAAGCTGGGGGAATCCCCTCTCTAAAATGTCAGAGGCTTAGGTCCAGCTAATTAGTGAAAGGGGGATATTCATgtttaaattaacttaaattagccattccaagttttttataaagttcgGTTAGTCGATTTTAACCATCATcgattggtagatttttaccaAAGGCCgagttttacttttttttgagaaaaaattgaatGCCGAAATGTTTATTTCGACCTTTGTATTCCTAGGGTGATAAACCCCAATGACTGCTCTC
Encoded here:
- the LOC142240617 gene encoding alpha-tocopherol transfer protein-like; protein product: MANIRPLNENLQKAAAEIGEVPERIEKDLAALKDWIKQQPHLRANTDDQFLVAFLRGCKYSLERAKAKIDRFFTLKSKFPTTFSVTNVDDLKFRDLVRLGMWLYLPTPLNENGPRICVMRLGLYSPEKYTGEDVIQYFFTMQEMMLLEDDYSNVNGVVFICDFANATLTQFFQMTPSLAKKMTVFSEEAMPVRPKGQHFVNTPVGFEPVFNMIKPMMSAKQQSRLFVHGNKMEALQQQIPLKYLPKEYGGENGSLEELSVEWEQKLNKYREYFKKNSEYGTDEKLRPGKALDFNSIFGVDGSFRKLDFD